In Rouxiella sp. WC2420, the following proteins share a genomic window:
- a CDS encoding helix-turn-helix domain-containing protein, translated as MSDEHPILIRASCPHRLLLDQIADKWSVLILAILCQQPRRFNVLKRELEGITQKALTQSLRKLQRNGIIERHVIDTSPIAVEYEITPLGRTLKVPFEALFNWTQDNLPAVERARQEYDSKLES; from the coding sequence ATGTCTGACGAACATCCCATTCTTATTCGCGCAAGCTGCCCGCATAGATTATTGCTGGACCAAATTGCCGATAAATGGTCAGTGCTGATACTCGCCATTCTGTGCCAGCAACCACGGCGTTTCAACGTGCTAAAGCGCGAACTGGAAGGCATCACGCAAAAAGCGCTAACCCAGAGTCTGAGAAAATTACAGCGCAACGGCATTATTGAACGTCATGTCATTGATACTTCGCCGATCGCCGTTGAATACGAGATAACGCCGCTTGGCCGCACGCTGAAAGTTCCTTTCGAGGCCCTGTTCAACTGGACTCAAGATAATTTGCCCGCAGTCGAGCGCGCACGGCAGGAATATGACAGTAAGCTCGAAAGCTGA
- a CDS encoding NADH:flavin oxidoreductase, with amino-acid sequence MTTSNVDILFQPFHLKNLTLKNRIVMAPMTRSFATQGIPGQEIAAYYQRRAEGEVGLILTEGTVINRPASRNEANIPFFHGEQALAGWKKVAADVHAAGGKIGPQLWHTGSVASFLSDWVPDAPVESPSALVAPDQPRGDAMSEEAIADTISAFAQAASDAKRLGFDVAEIHGAHGYLIDQFFWSGTNLRTDNYGGATLKQRARFAAEVVKTMREAVGPDFPLILRVSQWKQQDFTVRLAPTITEMTDWLLPLVEAGVDILHCSQRRFWEPEFPEIDGEQGLNFAGWAKKLTGAATISVGSVGLAGDFMSAFAGETSHPASIENLIARLERNEFDLIAVGRALLSDPQWVTKIRTGNHAELKDFTAAALAELV; translated from the coding sequence GTGACCACTTCCAATGTAGACATACTGTTCCAGCCTTTTCATTTGAAAAACCTGACATTAAAGAACCGAATCGTGATGGCACCCATGACGCGATCTTTTGCGACGCAAGGTATTCCCGGGCAAGAGATCGCGGCTTATTACCAGCGCCGTGCCGAGGGGGAAGTTGGGCTGATTCTGACTGAGGGCACGGTCATCAACCGACCTGCCTCACGAAACGAAGCCAATATTCCTTTCTTCCACGGAGAGCAGGCACTGGCTGGCTGGAAAAAAGTAGCTGCCGATGTTCATGCTGCCGGTGGCAAGATAGGGCCACAGCTTTGGCATACGGGATCGGTTGCCAGTTTTCTGTCGGATTGGGTTCCCGATGCGCCGGTAGAGAGTCCATCGGCACTTGTCGCGCCCGATCAACCGCGCGGTGATGCCATGAGCGAAGAGGCGATTGCAGACACTATTTCCGCATTTGCCCAGGCTGCGTCCGATGCAAAACGTCTAGGTTTTGACGTGGCTGAGATCCACGGCGCGCACGGTTACTTGATCGACCAATTCTTCTGGTCTGGCACTAACCTGCGTACTGACAACTACGGCGGCGCGACGCTGAAACAGCGAGCTCGTTTTGCCGCCGAAGTGGTGAAAACCATGCGCGAAGCCGTCGGGCCTGATTTTCCGCTGATTTTGCGCGTAAGCCAGTGGAAGCAGCAGGACTTTACGGTACGCCTTGCCCCTACGATTACAGAAATGACCGACTGGTTATTACCTTTGGTTGAGGCCGGTGTCGATATTCTTCACTGCTCGCAGCGCCGTTTTTGGGAACCCGAGTTTCCTGAAATTGACGGGGAGCAGGGTTTAAATTTCGCGGGTTGGGCAAAAAAACTCACCGGAGCGGCAACGATTAGCGTGGGTTCAGTGGGCTTGGCGGGCGATTTTATGAGCGCTTTTGCCGGTGAAACTTCCCATCCGGCCAGCATCGAGAATCTGATCGCCCGCCTCGAACGCAACGAGTTTGACCTGATTGCCGTGGGCCGTGCACTGTTGAGTGACCCGCAGTGGGTGACTAAAATCCGCACTGGCAATCACGCTGAGTTGAAAGATTTTACCGCCGCCGCGTTGGCCGAACTGGTTTAA
- a CDS encoding cation:proton antiporter, producing the protein MNYLAWTAATGGLLLLMSLSFGWINRTPIPIFGIYLLVGILCGPWGFDVLRLDVLAHSTIVSRVTEIAIATSLFITGLKIRLPLRASIWKIGFRLAGPGMILTVLGIMIIAHYLTGISWPISLALAAVIAPTDPVLASLIAINDSRDDDSLRLALSSEAGLNDGTALPLLMLALLWHNADGALSSMQWLHWFAVDVLWALVIGLGIGYGLGRLIGLISTHWRHVQGEVAPSDFIALSLICLSFALAISVEASGFLAAFAAGVGLRSAELRVQQKNPTAEDEDDNPPAEMMINPHTRHSMEIEHRTPLKSVGLVIGDALSFGETIERLFAAAIVIVLGVTLAQHWDPMGLVLAFAIFCIVRPLAVYISTWGSSYSKQQRLLFGWLGIRGIGSINYIAYAYANGLQGHEAIMMTNLAITIITASVLVHGITVTPLLKFWSRK; encoded by the coding sequence ATGAACTATCTCGCATGGACAGCAGCAACAGGTGGGCTGCTACTGCTGATGTCACTTTCATTCGGTTGGATAAATCGTACTCCAATCCCCATTTTCGGCATTTATCTGCTGGTCGGAATTCTGTGTGGACCGTGGGGATTTGATGTTTTACGCCTGGACGTGTTAGCGCATTCAACTATTGTCAGCCGCGTAACTGAAATTGCCATTGCCACTTCACTATTTATAACCGGATTAAAAATTCGCCTGCCTTTAAGAGCCAGCATCTGGAAAATCGGTTTCCGGCTGGCCGGGCCGGGGATGATTTTAACCGTGCTCGGTATTATGATTATCGCGCATTATCTCACCGGAATTTCATGGCCAATATCTCTGGCCTTAGCTGCGGTAATTGCCCCCACTGACCCAGTGCTTGCCAGCCTTATTGCCATCAATGATTCGCGCGACGACGATAGTTTGCGGCTTGCCCTCTCAAGCGAAGCCGGGCTGAACGATGGTACTGCCCTGCCTTTACTGATGCTGGCGCTGCTTTGGCATAACGCCGACGGCGCGTTAAGCAGCATGCAATGGCTACACTGGTTCGCGGTTGACGTTCTGTGGGCCTTGGTCATTGGACTGGGTATAGGTTACGGGCTTGGCAGGCTAATCGGGCTCATCTCAACCCACTGGCGGCACGTACAGGGTGAGGTCGCACCGAGTGATTTTATCGCGCTGTCGCTTATTTGCCTAAGCTTCGCGCTGGCTATTTCCGTAGAAGCCTCAGGTTTCCTTGCCGCCTTTGCTGCAGGTGTTGGCCTGCGTAGCGCCGAGCTGAGAGTACAGCAAAAAAATCCCACTGCGGAAGATGAGGATGACAACCCTCCCGCCGAAATGATGATCAATCCGCATACGCGACATTCAATGGAAATTGAGCACCGAACGCCGCTAAAGTCTGTCGGACTCGTCATTGGCGATGCCCTGTCTTTCGGGGAAACCATTGAACGGCTGTTCGCAGCGGCTATTGTGATCGTATTAGGCGTTACGCTTGCTCAGCATTGGGACCCAATGGGGTTGGTGCTGGCATTTGCGATTTTTTGTATCGTCCGACCTTTAGCTGTTTATATCTCGACCTGGGGATCTTCTTATTCAAAACAGCAGCGTTTACTCTTTGGTTGGCTCGGGATAAGGGGTATTGGCAGCATAAATTATATTGCTTACGCCTATGCCAATGGTCTGCAAGGCCATGAAGCGATTATGATGACCAATCTGGCAATTACTATCATTACCGCCAGTGTGTTAGTCCACGGAATAACGGTAACACCATTGCTTAAATTTTGGAGCAGAAAATAA